Proteins co-encoded in one Pelodiscus sinensis isolate JC-2024 chromosome 7, ASM4963464v1, whole genome shotgun sequence genomic window:
- the WDR75 gene encoding WD repeat-containing protein 75, whose protein sequence is MVVQEPLRVVRCGGSKLSGARAAFSADAKYLLCASGDYVKVYSTVTEECVHVLQGHSNLVTGIQLNPQNHMQLYSCSLDGTIKLWDFTDGILIKTFVVGYKLYAFYMLADSEGSVFVIIPRKNEDASDSFQLASVKLPKTPDQEVEAKDLSLILDDIGQSPKCTAFGREGEYVASVRGLHLLVYFFKKKKINRFPLSATSRKGANNYFTCVACHPKEDCIASGHKDGKIRLWRNFNHKREYTFSTLHWHHDQVMDLAFSVEGNSLLSGGVESVLVQWRDGSDCKKEFLPRLGSTIEHISASLDGSFYCTSHSENKITIIHSNLRVSAVIQGLVKGSDVKTGLVVDPRTKALVLNGKPGHVQFYCLKTDKQLYNLDIVQQEYIHQVGLNQVELVKAAFSTRGSWLATVEQREEKETELELQMKLWNYDEQTQSFTLNTRINMPHEGHVTALCFRDTDELEDRTPTLVTAGKDGRFKVWVLENDSDAEKPSMGWSCDFVGSYHNYPANTCCFSEDGSLLAVSFERTVTVWDSDTWDLKCTFCHPPGKIRNLCFGRLSCSKYLLGTTDNGFLCCWNLLSCALEWSAQLNIMVLQPDPLSENIAAFSRLVDSSDLFIFKPNEPRPFCIQRNLCRERVQWAVFIPRDVPESVGSEKHQWLSRSQLYVLTETQDLLTFSTKSAEERLTPSSKQLAVEESLLVTPFYLLLGKHRHQQKSKENATLGTAVFQSHVTQDSPAIKELLHTPAHVLPSASFLCSIFINSMLISKENKSAEEVVDEVEMDSEKAEDESDEDVELNEVEQDINTTAFLGEITPKLSKSQEKELRKIRRMDYSWIAAL, encoded by the exons CTGTATTCTTGCTCTTTAGATGGCACCATTAAACTCTGGGACTTCACAGACGGAATTCTCATTAAA ACTTTTGTTGTTGGATACAAACTTTATGCATTCTATATGCTTGCTGATTCTGAGGGTTCAGTATTCGTTATAATTCCAAGGAAAAATGAGGATGCATCAG ATTCATTCCAGCTTGCTTCTGTGAAACTGCCAAAAACACCAGACCAAGAAGTGGAAGCCAAGGATCTGTCTTTGATTTTGGATGATATAGGCCAGTCGCCCAAATGTACTGCGTTTGGAAGAGAA GGTGAATATGTGGCATCAGTGCGTGGTCTTCATCTCcttgtttattttttcaaaaagaagAAGATTAACAG GTTTCCTTTAAGTGCAACAAGTAGAAAAGGTGCAAACAACTATTTTACTTGTGTAGCTTGTCACCCTAAAGAAGACTGTATAGCCAGTGGACATAAAGATGGCAAGATTCGTCTCTG GAGAAATTTTAACCACAAAAGAGAATACACTTTCTCCACGTTGCACTGGCACCATGATCAAGTCATGGATTTAGCTTTTTCTGTGGAGG GTAACAGCCTGCTGAGTGGTGGGGTTGAGTCTGTACTGGTTCAGTGGCGTGATGGATCAGATTGTAAGAAGGAATTCCTGCCCCGTTTGGGATCTACTATTGAACACATTTCTGCCTCACTAGATGGATCTTTCTATTGTACCTCTCACTCAGAAAACA AAATAACAATTATACACAGCAACCTGCGCGTTTCTGCTGTAATTCAAGGATTAGTCAAAG GCAGTGATGTCAAGACTGGTTTGGTGGTTGATCCTAGAACTAAAGCTTTGGTTCTGAATGGAAAACCTGGTCATGTGCAGTTCTATTGTCTCAAAACTGACAAACAGTTGTACAAT CTCGATATTGTGCAGCAGGAATATATCCATCAAGTAGGTCTAAACCAGGTTGAATTGGTGAAGGCTGCATTTAGTACTCGAGGCAGTTGGTTGGCAACAGTGGAACAGCGAGAAGAAAAGGAAACGGAACTTGAATTACAGATGAAACTGTGGAACTATGATGAGCAAACACAAAG TTTTACTCTGAACACCAGAATAAATATGCCACACGAAGGTCATGTAACAGCTCTGTGTTTCCGTGACACAGATGAATTGGAAGATAGAACTCCTACCTTGGTAACAGCTGGCAAGGATGGTCGATTTAAAGTCTGGGTGTTAGAGAATGACTCTGACGCAGAGA AACCAAGTATGGGATGGAGCTGTGATTTTGTGGGCAGTTATCATAACTACCCAGCTAATACCTGCTGCTTCTCAGAAGATGGCTCTTTGCTTGCTGTTAGCTTTGAAAGAACAGTCACTGTGTGGGACTCGGATACCTGGGATCTTAAATGCACATTTTGTCATCCTCCTGGAAAAATACG AAACCTGTGTTTTGGGAGACTAAGTTGTTCCAAATACCTCCTTGGTACCACTGATAATGGCTTTCTCTGTTGCTGGAACCTGCTCAGCTGTGCAT tggaaTGGAGCGCACAGCTCAACATAATGGTTCTGCAGCCAGACCCCCTTTCAGAAAACATTGCTGCATTCTCACGGCTCGTGGACAGTTCTGACT TGTTTATATTTAAACCAAATGAGCCAAGGCCATTCTGTATCCAGAGAAATCTCTGTAGAGAGCGAGTCCAGTGGGCTGTCTTCATTCCAAGAGATGTCCCTGAATCAGTTGGCTCAGAAAAACACCAGTGGTTAAGCAGATCTCAACTTTATGTCCTGACTGAAACACAG GATCTACTGACTTTTAGCACAAAGTCCGCAGAAGAGAGGCTTACGCCGTCAAGCAAACAG TTGGCAGTAGAGGAGAGTCTCCTTGTGACCCCCTTTTATTTGCTATTGGGAAAACACAGACATCAACAGAAATCAAAAGAGAATGCCACTCTTGGGACAGCCGTCTTCCAAAGTCACGTAACCCAAGATTCACCTGCAATCAAAGAG CTCCTACACACTCCTGCACATGTGTTGCCATCTGCTTCTTTCCTGTGTTCCATTTTTATTAATTCAATGCTGATATCCAAGGAGAATAAAAG TGCTGAAGAAGTGGTGGATGAAGTTGAAATGGACAGTGAAAAAGCAGAGGATGAGTCAGATGAGGATGTAGAGCTTAATGAGGTGGAACAGGATATAAATACTACAGCGTTTTTGGGTGAAATTACACCTAAACTGTCTAAATCTCAGGAAAAAGAACTGCGAAAGATAAGAAGAATGGACTACAGTTGGATAGCTGCTCTCTAG